From Bacillus solimangrovi, one genomic window encodes:
- a CDS encoding N-acetyltransferase has protein sequence MELMSVEKLLLNFKTLEEFKRFKRHGMQELSMIEDLQSDMVENKSDSPFYGIYYGDTLIARMCLYTVEAKYDNLFSPPQNGLEISKLEVLKDYQHKGYGRMLVEFAKSFQMPIRTLPRINSTDFWNSMGFESTVNNEVEYFTWAPNNVTNQSITIQ, from the coding sequence ATGGAATTAATGTCAGTCGAAAAATTATTACTTAACTTTAAAACACTAGAGGAGTTCAAACGTTTTAAACGACACGGAATGCAAGAATTATCAATGATCGAAGACCTACAATCAGATATGGTTGAAAATAAAAGTGATTCTCCTTTTTATGGAATCTATTATGGTGATACACTTATTGCAAGAATGTGCCTTTATACAGTTGAAGCCAAATACGATAACCTCTTTTCCCCACCTCAAAATGGTTTAGAAATTAGTAAGCTCGAAGTATTGAAAGACTATCAACATAAAGGGTATGGAAGAATGTTAGTTGAATTCGCTAAAAGCTTTCAAATGCCAATTCGTACACTTCCTCGTATAAACTCAACAGACTTCTGGAATAGCATGGGTTTTGAATCCACAGTGAATAACGAAGTTGAATATTTCACATGGGCACCTAATAACGTAACGAATCAGTCAATAACGATTCAATAA
- a CDS encoding RsfA family transcriptional regulator → MNVARQDAWSEDEDILLAEVVLRHIREGGTQLAAFEEVGTRLSRTAAACGFRWNSTVRKQFESAITLAKEQRKSARKKEANHLKQKVVNNSGTQTFDLSKIIISLQSLQQRLESDEGSRERKENELTKRLQEVEWERDQLKEKFERIEQDYQVMLSIMERARKMTVFQEEEKNQVRFQMDENGNLERVKK, encoded by the coding sequence GTGAATGTAGCTAGACAAGATGCATGGTCAGAAGACGAAGATATTTTGCTTGCGGAGGTTGTGTTGCGTCACATTAGAGAAGGCGGTACACAATTAGCAGCATTTGAAGAAGTAGGAACACGCCTTAGTAGAACCGCTGCCGCATGTGGGTTTCGATGGAACTCAACTGTGCGCAAACAGTTTGAATCTGCTATTACACTTGCTAAGGAGCAGAGGAAGTCTGCGAGAAAGAAAGAAGCTAATCACTTAAAGCAAAAAGTTGTTAATAACAGTGGTACTCAAACGTTTGATCTGTCAAAGATTATTATTTCTTTGCAATCGCTTCAACAAAGATTAGAGAGTGATGAGGGTAGTAGAGAACGAAAAGAAAACGAATTGACGAAAAGGTTACAAGAGGTGGAATGGGAAAGAGACCAATTGAAAGAAAAATTTGAACGCATTGAACAAGACTATCAAGTGATGTTATCGATTATGGAGAGGGCTAGAAAGATGACAGTCTTTCAAGAGGAAGAAAAGAATCAAGTTCGCTTTCAAATGGATGAAAACGGGAATTTAGAGAGGGTAAAAAAATAA
- the bshC gene encoding bacillithiol biosynthesis cysteine-adding enzyme BshC, which translates to MEIKQCSLPPTNPFVLDYINQQDKALKYFDYNPQQHEAFTERVEELSKRTFKREQLADYLYSYNRNIGCSEKTLQQIEKLKNENAVTVVAGQQAGIVTGPLYTIHKAISIIQFSRKKEQELGIPVVPIFWTAGEDHDFAEINHIFAPAHEHELKKYVSQEDDNQKLPIADRVYDKRLMSNWVEDIIRHFGETIHTSDVVDKLKSYIETSQTYTEFFNRLMLALFGDSGLVVLDSNDADLRNLESSFFKQLIQNNGKLQHQLLTQQLTLKEDGYGEPIIIQEQNTHLFYHNNSERILLERLETGDFLGKGALLRFSEAELMQIASDYPERLSNNVVTRPLMQDYLFPVLAFFGGPGEIAYWATLKPVFHQFGFKVPPVVPRLNITIVERNIASWIEELELEVEELLKSGANHHKEARLEKVERKDIDEQVKGVSKQIDDLHQSLRMLAADVDPNLTELAYKNGSLIQTQLQYLHKQMDRSLREQKSPLLRKYEMIDVSFKPFGSPQERIWNILYFLNGYGMHFVSELNELSYSFNNRHNLVFL; encoded by the coding sequence ATGGAAATAAAGCAATGTTCGCTGCCTCCTACAAACCCATTTGTACTTGATTATATCAATCAGCAGGATAAAGCGTTAAAGTACTTTGATTATAACCCGCAACAACATGAAGCGTTTACTGAGCGGGTGGAAGAGCTTAGTAAACGAACATTTAAACGTGAACAGCTAGCGGATTATTTATATTCATATAATCGTAATATTGGTTGTAGTGAGAAGACTCTTCAGCAAATTGAAAAACTTAAAAACGAGAATGCAGTTACGGTTGTAGCAGGACAGCAGGCTGGTATCGTAACAGGTCCTCTTTATACGATACATAAGGCAATTTCGATAATACAATTTTCACGAAAAAAGGAACAAGAGCTTGGGATACCAGTTGTACCTATTTTTTGGACTGCTGGAGAAGATCATGATTTTGCAGAAATCAATCATATTTTTGCACCTGCTCATGAACATGAACTGAAAAAATATGTTTCACAAGAAGATGACAATCAGAAGCTACCGATAGCTGATCGTGTGTATGATAAACGGCTTATGTCAAATTGGGTTGAAGATATTATCCGTCACTTTGGTGAGACGATTCACACTTCAGATGTTGTTGATAAGCTAAAAAGCTACATTGAAACCTCTCAAACGTATACAGAGTTCTTTAATCGGTTAATGTTGGCGTTATTTGGTGATAGTGGATTAGTCGTATTAGATTCTAATGATGCTGATTTACGCAATCTTGAATCATCTTTCTTTAAACAGTTAATTCAAAACAATGGTAAGTTACAACATCAGTTATTAACACAACAGTTAACATTAAAAGAAGATGGATATGGAGAACCAATTATTATTCAAGAGCAAAACACACACCTTTTTTATCATAATAATAGTGAACGAATCCTACTTGAAAGATTGGAAACAGGGGATTTCTTAGGTAAAGGGGCTTTGCTTCGTTTTTCAGAAGCGGAACTAATGCAGATTGCGTCTGACTATCCTGAGCGACTAAGTAATAATGTTGTGACAAGGCCACTGATGCAAGACTATCTTTTTCCGGTGCTCGCATTCTTTGGTGGACCTGGAGAAATCGCTTATTGGGCAACTTTGAAACCTGTATTTCACCAGTTTGGTTTTAAAGTCCCTCCAGTTGTACCTCGTCTGAATATTACAATCGTAGAGCGAAATATTGCTTCTTGGATTGAAGAGCTTGAATTAGAAGTAGAAGAGTTGCTGAAAAGCGGTGCAAATCATCATAAAGAAGCTCGTCTTGAAAAAGTGGAACGTAAAGACATTGATGAGCAAGTAAAAGGTGTGTCCAAACAAATCGACGACCTACATCAATCGTTGCGTATGCTTGCAGCAGATGTCGATCCTAATTTAACAGAGCTCGCATACAAAAATGGTTCGCTCATTCAAACTCAGCTACAGTATTTGCATAAACAGATGGACCGCTCGTTACGTGAACAGAAAAGTCCATTATTAAGAAAATATGAGATGATTGATGTGTCATTCAAACCATTTGGAAGTCCGCAAGAACGAATTTGGAATATCCTTTATTTCTTAAATGGTTACGGGATGCATTTTGTTTCAGAACTAAATGAGCTTTCATACTCATTTAATAATCGACATAACCTAGTCTTTTTGTAG
- a CDS encoding enoyl-CoA hydratase/isomerase family protein, producing the protein MEKVMIELDDRGVLVLTINREEKWNAVDYDVILAFQDALEQAERDERVKLMSITGAGGKAFCSGGDLSVFHELFSKEDAFGMLSKMGDVLHKLFILPKPTVALVNGTALGGGCEILTACDFRLAKENITFGFVQGKLAITTGWGGGTMLFERLKKQDAMKLLMTAERYSASDGKCLQLFQEVFPKVSFFDDSSSWIDKLVAQDVAVLRAYKEMMLQRVDVGKLRKNMFLEIERCSLLWESEAHHKAVQAFLKK; encoded by the coding sequence GTGGAGAAAGTAATGATTGAGCTAGATGATAGGGGTGTGCTCGTACTCACAATCAATCGTGAGGAAAAGTGGAATGCCGTTGATTATGATGTAATACTTGCTTTTCAGGATGCTCTAGAACAGGCAGAGCGAGATGAGCGTGTTAAGCTAATGTCTATAACAGGAGCAGGAGGCAAAGCGTTTTGCTCAGGAGGAGACCTATCTGTGTTTCATGAGCTATTTTCGAAAGAAGATGCTTTTGGAATGCTTTCGAAGATGGGTGATGTTTTACATAAACTATTTATATTACCGAAGCCAACAGTCGCCCTCGTTAATGGAACTGCACTAGGTGGGGGATGTGAGATCTTAACAGCTTGTGATTTTCGTTTAGCGAAAGAAAATATTACTTTTGGTTTTGTTCAAGGCAAACTCGCGATTACTACTGGTTGGGGTGGGGGTACGATGCTGTTTGAGCGTCTTAAAAAGCAAGATGCTATGAAGCTTTTAATGACAGCAGAGAGGTACTCAGCGTCTGATGGTAAGTGTTTGCAATTGTTTCAAGAAGTTTTTCCGAAAGTGTCTTTCTTTGATGATAGTAGTAGTTGGATAGATAAACTTGTAGCACAAGATGTTGCAGTCTTACGTGCATATAAAGAAATGATGCTTCAAAGGGTGGACGTTGGAAAACTAAGAAAAAACATGTTTTTAGAAATAGAACGTTGTAGTTTGCTTTGGGAATCGGAAGCACATCATAAAGCAGTACAAGCATTTTTGAAGAAGTAG
- the mraZ gene encoding division/cell wall cluster transcriptional repressor MraZ: MFIGEFHHNIDQKGRLTIPVKFRDQLEGAFIVTRGLDQCLFGYPIEEWKVLEQKLKSLPLTKKDARMFTRFFFSGAAEVEIDKQGRINIPAPLREYATLEKECMVIGVSGRFEIWSKDRWHTYMEQSEGSFGDIAENLIDFDI, translated from the coding sequence ATGTTTATAGGAGAATTCCATCACAACATTGATCAAAAAGGGCGTTTAACGATTCCTGTCAAGTTTCGTGACCAACTCGAAGGAGCATTTATTGTCACGCGTGGATTGGATCAGTGTCTGTTTGGTTATCCTATTGAAGAATGGAAAGTACTTGAACAGAAGTTAAAAAGTCTTCCACTTACAAAAAAAGATGCTCGAATGTTCACAAGATTCTTTTTTTCAGGTGCTGCAGAAGTGGAAATTGATAAGCAAGGAAGAATTAATATTCCAGCACCACTTCGGGAATATGCGACTCTTGAAAAAGAATGTATGGTCATAGGTGTTTCAGGTAGGTTTGAAATATGGAGCAAAGACCGTTGGCATACATATATGGAGCAATCTGAAGGATCGTTTGGAGACATTGCAGAGAATCTAATTGATTTCGATATTTAA
- a CDS encoding 2-dehydropantoate 2-reductase, translating into MDVAIIGAGAVGLLTAAHIAKVGGNVTVYTRRKEQAETINELGILLIQGQAEETIKVNAKPLKGRISERLIILTVKQYHLESVISMLGEIEKTQSILFLQNGMGHVKLLSKLIDDITILLGVVEHGALKRDDRSVEHTGIGKIQLSIYRGDHSSLDCLQQLGTSNFPFEHRKDWREMLSNKLAANAVINSLTALYRVQNGALIEEPEFYEMMEQVFNEVDDVLQLSKREDTWENILTICERTAGNTSSMLKDFQMGRKTELEAILGYLIHTANDKNVNVPILTFLFKSLKGLEGRFISC; encoded by the coding sequence ATGGATGTAGCCATTATAGGTGCTGGAGCAGTTGGGTTGTTAACAGCAGCACATATTGCCAAAGTAGGAGGAAATGTAACGGTCTATACGAGGCGTAAGGAGCAAGCTGAAACGATAAATGAGTTAGGAATTTTATTAATACAAGGGCAAGCTGAGGAAACGATAAAGGTAAATGCGAAACCGTTGAAGGGACGAATTAGTGAACGTTTAATTATCTTAACGGTCAAACAATATCACCTTGAAAGTGTTATATCGATGTTAGGAGAGATAGAAAAAACACAAAGTATTCTCTTTTTGCAAAATGGAATGGGACATGTAAAGCTATTATCAAAATTAATAGATGACATTACAATTTTGCTCGGTGTCGTCGAACATGGTGCACTTAAACGAGATGACCGAAGTGTAGAGCATACAGGCATAGGGAAAATTCAACTTAGTATCTACCGCGGAGATCATTCCTCTTTGGATTGTTTGCAACAGTTAGGCACAAGTAATTTTCCGTTTGAACATCGAAAAGATTGGCGTGAAATGCTTTCTAATAAACTAGCTGCAAATGCTGTGATTAATTCATTAACTGCTCTCTATCGGGTACAAAACGGAGCTTTGATAGAAGAGCCTGAGTTTTACGAAATGATGGAGCAAGTTTTTAATGAAGTAGATGACGTATTACAACTGTCAAAACGGGAAGACACTTGGGAAAATATTCTCACAATTTGTGAACGAACAGCAGGAAATACGTCCTCGATGCTGAAAGACTTTCAGATGGGACGTAAAACAGAATTAGAAGCAATACTCGGATATTTGATTCATACTGCAAATGATAAGAACGTGAATGTACCAATTCTTACTTTTTTATTTAAAAGTTTAAAAGGGCTTGAAGGGAGGTTTATTAGTTGTTAA
- the rpmF gene encoding 50S ribosomal protein L32: protein MAVPFRRTSKKVKNQRRTHKKLSVPGMVACPNCGEMKLAHRVCKECGTYKGKEVVNN, encoded by the coding sequence ATGGCAGTACCTTTTAGAAGAACATCTAAAAAAGTAAAAAATCAACGCCGTACTCATAAAAAGCTTTCAGTACCAGGTATGGTAGCTTGCCCAAATTGTGGCGAAATGAAACTTGCGCACCGCGTATGTAAAGAGTGTGGTACTTATAAAGGCAAGGAAGTTGTAAATAACTAA
- a CDS encoding YceD family protein → MKWHVSELNKYRKEGFTFNKTVDVSDLKEFNAEVREVSPVHVTGEVHFAGAKAIFTMQIKGELILPCARSLADVNYPFEIEAREIFSLNSESYSEDTDEDIHEIDGEVLDLTPIIRENILLEIPMQVFSDNPNSEGKAPMSGKGWEVITEEQKEERIDPRLEKLQQFFNKNE, encoded by the coding sequence ATGAAATGGCACGTATCAGAATTAAACAAGTATCGCAAAGAGGGTTTCACATTTAACAAAACCGTTGATGTGAGTGATTTGAAAGAGTTTAATGCAGAGGTTCGTGAAGTATCGCCTGTTCATGTAACTGGAGAAGTACACTTCGCTGGAGCCAAAGCCATTTTTACGATGCAAATAAAAGGTGAATTGATTTTGCCTTGCGCTCGTTCACTTGCTGATGTGAACTACCCATTTGAAATTGAAGCGAGGGAAATTTTCTCGTTAAATAGTGAAAGTTATTCAGAAGATACAGATGAAGATATTCACGAAATTGACGGAGAAGTCCTTGACTTAACGCCGATTATTAGAGAAAATATTCTACTAGAGATTCCAATGCAAGTATTCAGTGATAATCCTAACTCTGAAGGGAAAGCACCTATGTCAGGTAAGGGTTGGGAAGTTATTACAGAGGAACAGAAGGAAGAACGCATTGACCCTCGTTTAGAAAAACTACAACAGTTTTTTAACAAAAATGAGTGA
- a CDS encoding DUF3397 domain-containing protein, with amino-acid sequence MLSVFSNVVALFMTAPLLALIIIYWITVKVTQNKKKAFHLSVEIGAVVFIFAVHFLITVIWDVSILWIIGLLLIGLAMLIGLVQFKVRGDLEVKRVRKVMMRLNFLLFFFAYIVLFIYGLFERIMA; translated from the coding sequence TTGTTAAGTGTCTTTTCAAATGTTGTTGCACTGTTTATGACAGCTCCGTTGTTGGCGTTAATTATCATATATTGGATAACTGTGAAGGTAACGCAAAATAAAAAAAAGGCATTTCATTTATCAGTTGAAATAGGTGCCGTTGTTTTCATTTTTGCCGTTCATTTTTTAATTACGGTTATTTGGGACGTATCAATACTTTGGATAATTGGGCTATTATTAATTGGGTTGGCAATGCTCATTGGGTTGGTTCAATTTAAGGTTCGAGGAGATTTAGAGGTTAAGAGAGTTAGAAAAGTAATGATGCGATTAAACTTCTTGCTATTTTTCTTCGCATATATCGTTTTATTTATTTATGGGCTTTTCGAACGAATAATGGCTTGA
- the rsmH gene encoding 16S rRNA (cytosine(1402)-N(4))-methyltransferase RsmH — protein sequence MFEHVTVLREEAVDGLNIKPDGIYVDCTLGGAGHSELILSKLSNEGHLYAFDQDQIALDHAKEKLKQYESRVTFIKSNFRYLQEKLAELGVKKVDGVLFDLGVSSPQLDEAERGFSYHQDAPLDMRMNQQAALTAREVVNEWSYNDLVRIFFKYGEEKFSKQIARKIETKREDKPIETTFELVEIIKEAIPAPARRKGGHPAKRIFQAIRIAVNDELKVFEEAIEQAIDLSSIGGRVSVITFHSLEDRICKQVFKEKSSLPNLPQGLPVIPKEFEPSLKLITRKPIAPSEEELERNNRARSAKLRVAEKQREDT from the coding sequence ATGTTTGAGCATGTAACAGTATTAAGAGAAGAAGCAGTAGACGGATTAAATATTAAACCAGATGGTATCTATGTCGATTGTACGTTAGGTGGAGCAGGGCATAGTGAATTAATCCTATCGAAGTTATCGAATGAGGGTCATTTATATGCCTTCGATCAAGATCAAATTGCATTAGATCATGCTAAAGAAAAATTGAAGCAATATGAAAGCAGAGTAACATTTATCAAAAGTAATTTCCGCTATTTACAGGAGAAACTCGCTGAACTAGGAGTCAAGAAAGTAGATGGTGTATTATTTGATTTAGGAGTATCATCTCCACAATTAGATGAAGCGGAACGAGGTTTTAGCTATCACCAAGATGCTCCACTCGATATGAGGATGAACCAACAAGCTGCACTTACTGCAAGAGAAGTTGTCAATGAATGGTCGTATAATGATTTAGTTCGTATCTTCTTTAAATATGGGGAAGAGAAATTTTCAAAACAAATTGCTCGTAAGATAGAAACAAAACGCGAAGATAAACCAATTGAAACAACATTTGAGCTAGTTGAGATTATTAAAGAAGCGATTCCAGCCCCTGCTAGAAGAAAAGGGGGGCATCCTGCAAAACGTATTTTTCAAGCAATTCGGATTGCAGTAAATGATGAATTAAAAGTTTTTGAAGAAGCGATTGAGCAGGCAATCGATCTATCTTCAATAGGAGGACGTGTTAGTGTCATTACCTTCCACTCCTTAGAAGATCGTATTTGTAAGCAAGTATTTAAGGAGAAAAGTTCTCTGCCAAATTTACCGCAAGGATTACCAGTTATTCCGAAAGAGTTTGAACCCTCTTTGAAGTTAATAACGAGAAAACCAATTGCTCCATCAGAAGAAGAGTTAGAAAGAAATAATCGGGCACGTTCTGCAAAGTTAAGGGTTGCTGAAAAACAAAGAGAAGATACCTGA